In a genomic window of Curtobacterium sp. MCBD17_035:
- a CDS encoding MDR family MFS transporter: protein MTTSLTAPAVPGPVTDRRLTLISLVLVLGALTTLLDTTIVNIALDHLHHTFHESVARTQWVATAYLLAFVSVIPVSGWVSERLGARTAWIVAVATFMVGSLLCGLAWSLPSLVVFRVLQGVGGGLVLPVTITILTRAAGRERIGRAIATIGLIGQLAPILGPIIGGSIVQSVSWHWLFFVNIPICLAALVLGPLFLPSAPAQRGSRFDVLGFVLLTPAVALIAYGVSRLTGDHGFAATDVWLPLGTGGALLVGFVASALRNRTHALVDVRVFARRSFGLSSVITFVGGFSMYALMFLLPLFYQQVRGASVLHTGLLLIPQGLGTMLFIVLSRRLTAKLDGRLVVGCGVVLLMLGIVPFALAGVDGHSVLLLVAQFVQGVGMGAASLPVMTLAFASLSHDETPRGSAAFSIVQRVGAPFGVTVVAVVLEHFLASAGSPAAAAGAFGATFWWVLGLSAVPLVLAAFLPRASR, encoded by the coding sequence ATGACCACTTCCCTCACGGCTCCGGCCGTTCCCGGCCCGGTCACGGACCGGCGGCTCACCCTGATCAGCCTCGTGCTCGTCCTCGGCGCCCTGACGACGCTGCTCGACACGACCATCGTCAACATCGCGCTCGACCATCTGCACCACACGTTCCACGAGTCGGTCGCCCGCACGCAGTGGGTCGCGACCGCGTACCTCCTGGCCTTCGTGTCGGTGATCCCGGTGTCCGGCTGGGTGTCCGAACGCCTCGGCGCCCGCACCGCGTGGATCGTCGCGGTCGCCACCTTCATGGTCGGTTCCCTGCTCTGCGGACTCGCGTGGTCCCTCCCGTCACTCGTCGTGTTCCGGGTGCTGCAGGGCGTCGGGGGCGGTCTGGTGCTCCCGGTGACGATCACGATCCTGACCCGCGCCGCGGGCCGCGAGCGCATCGGCCGCGCCATCGCCACCATCGGGCTCATCGGGCAGCTCGCGCCGATCCTCGGGCCGATCATCGGCGGGTCCATCGTGCAATCCGTCAGCTGGCACTGGCTGTTCTTCGTCAACATCCCGATCTGCCTGGCCGCTCTCGTGCTCGGCCCGCTGTTCCTGCCGTCCGCACCCGCGCAGCGCGGGAGCCGGTTCGACGTGCTCGGATTCGTGCTCCTCACCCCCGCGGTCGCGCTCATCGCGTACGGCGTCAGCCGGCTCACCGGGGACCACGGGTTCGCCGCGACCGACGTCTGGCTCCCGCTCGGAACGGGAGGCGCGCTCCTGGTCGGCTTCGTCGCCTCCGCACTCCGTAACCGGACCCATGCGCTCGTCGACGTCCGCGTCTTCGCACGTCGGAGCTTCGGCCTGTCGAGCGTCATCACGTTCGTCGGCGGCTTCTCGATGTACGCCCTGATGTTCCTCCTGCCGCTGTTCTACCAACAGGTCCGCGGCGCTTCCGTCCTGCACACCGGCCTGCTGCTCATCCCGCAGGGCCTCGGCACGATGCTCTTCATCGTGCTCAGCCGCCGACTCACGGCGAAGCTCGACGGCCGCCTGGTCGTCGGCTGTGGCGTGGTGCTCCTCATGCTCGGGATCGTCCCCTTCGCCCTCGCCGGCGTCGATGGTCACTCCGTCCTGCTGCTCGTCGCGCAGTTCGTCCAGGGAGTCGGGATGGGCGCCGCGTCCCTCCCGGTGATGACCCTGGCGTTCGCGAGCCTGAGCCACGACGAGACCCCGCGCGGCAGCGCCGCCTTCAGCATCGTGCAGCGCGTCGGGGCGCCCTTCGGCGTCACCGTGGTCGCGGTGGTCCTCGAGCACTTCCTGGCTTCCGCGGGGTCGCCGGCCGCCGCGGCCGGTGCCTTCGGGGCGACGTTCTGGTGGGTGCTCGGGCTCAGTGCGGTGCCGTTGGTGCTGGCTGCGTTCCTCCCGAGGGCGTCGCGCTGA